From the Primulina tabacum isolate GXHZ01 chromosome 15, ASM2559414v2, whole genome shotgun sequence genome, one window contains:
- the LOC142526053 gene encoding LOW QUALITY PROTEIN: zinc-finger homeodomain protein 4-like (The sequence of the model RefSeq protein was modified relative to this genomic sequence to represent the inferred CDS: inserted 2 bases in 1 codon), whose amino-acid sequence MSSTLSHKSVTIKYKECMKNHAIAVRGNETDGCGEFLPDGEEGTIEALYCSACHCHRNFHRKESAADDRPSSENYYRRQDNEFNPRTGRTVLFVGHQSKELLERNALEYQAGTLIPSRSLARVQHRMGGAAAPSESDELEEYGGSGGGAVXARPNQVAKKRFRTKFTREQKEKMQDFAEKVGWKIQKLEESVVQNFFQEVGVKRRVLRVWMHNNKHNFAKKINKQPNDQN is encoded by the exons ATGTCATCCACTCTTAGTCACAAGTCGGTAACTATTAAGTACAAAGAATGCATGAAAAACCATGCGATAGCCGTGAGAGGAAATGAGACTGATGGATGTGGAGAATTCTTGCCCGATGGAGAAGAAGGCACTATTGAAGCTCTCTATTGTTCAGCTTGCCACTGTCACAGAAACTTCCACAGAAAAGAAAGTGCTGCAGATGATCGACCCTCTTCCGAAAATTATTACCGCCGCCAGGATAATGAGTTCAATCCAAGAACTGGGAGAACAGTGCTCTTCGTTGGGCATCAGAGTAAGGAATTATTGGAGAGAAATGCGTTGGAATATCAAGCTGGAACACTGATTCCCTCAAGAAGTTTGGCGAGGGTACAGCATCGAATGGGCGGAGCTGCTGCCCCTTCTGAGTCAGATGAGCTGGAGGAGTACGGCGGCAGCGGTGGCGGGGCGGT AGCCAGGCCAAATCAAGTGGCGAAGAAGAGGTTCAGAACAAAGTTTACCCGAGAACAGAAGGAGAAAATGCAGGATTTTGCGGAGAAAGTTGGGTGGAAAATACAGAAGCTCGAAGAATCTGTGGTTCAAAACTTCTTCCAAGAAGTTGGAGTGAAGAGAAGAGTTCTGAGGGTTTGGATGCACAACAATAAGCACAATTTTGCCAAGAAGATTAATAAACAACCCAATGATCAAAACTAA